The Candidatus Omnitrophota bacterium genome includes a region encoding these proteins:
- a CDS encoding PTS sugar transporter subunit IIC: MSGNISHIPRRDLFAAGRKRREEHCGENTVTEILCLAVIFGVLSCDTVLVGQFMYSRPLIAGPIAGLCLGNPYVGFIAGLCVELIWVRVIPIGDSVPPDSTLTAVLASAAAATAARNLGIDNISAVIPALAVSVPCGILYKMAEIRLRASNAGIVDAVRVKIIRGDFVSVDREIFYAVIRKFFISAAFFLAAYALVTALPEGYWRVMDITRGSEIVMRFIYILCFAQLFEMFLKWK; the protein is encoded by the coding sequence ATATCAGGGAACATCTCTCACATTCCGCGAAGAGATCTTTTTGCGGCCGGGAGAAAGCGCCGAGAGGAACATTGTGGTGAAAACACTGTGACAGAAATCCTTTGTTTGGCCGTGATCTTCGGTGTCTTATCATGTGATACTGTTCTCGTCGGCCAATTTATGTATTCGCGGCCTTTGATCGCCGGGCCGATAGCGGGCTTGTGCCTTGGTAATCCGTATGTCGGTTTTATAGCGGGCTTGTGTGTCGAGCTTATATGGGTCAGGGTTATTCCCATAGGCGATTCCGTGCCGCCGGACAGCACGCTGACGGCTGTTCTGGCCAGCGCAGCCGCCGCGACTGCCGCGCGGAATCTCGGCATTGATAATATTTCAGCCGTTATCCCGGCTCTTGCGGTGAGCGTTCCCTGCGGTATATTGTACAAAATGGCTGAGATCAGATTGCGCGCGTCCAATGCGGGCATTGTTGACGCGGTCAGGGTAAAGATAATCAGGGGTGATTTCGTCTCCGTTGACCGGGAAATATTTTATGCCGTGATACGGAAATTTTTTATAAGCGCCGCTTTTTTTCTTGCCGCCTATGCGCTTGTCACAGCGTTGCCGGAAGGATACTGGCGCGTCATGGATATTACGCGCGGCAGTGAAATCGTCATGAGGTTTATTTATATTTTGTGTTTCGCGCAGCTTTTTGAGATGTTTCTGAAATGGAAGTAG